Proteins encoded within one genomic window of Streptomyces profundus:
- a CDS encoding quinone oxidoreductase family protein — MRAVVMEKFGGPEVLRLAEVPDLEPRVAHEVLRVTRAGVNWADVHTRTDSYLAPMTLPCVPGNEVVGRAPDGRRLLALTRGGGYAEQAHAHRRVSWEIPDDISDDQALPLALQGQAAWHLLFTVARLQPGESVLIPAAAGGVGSMAVQLARAAGARVVALASTEEKRQLALDLGAEAAVDSTADDLAERVVEVAGGPVRVALEMTGGRVLRQTLGALAPRGRVAVYGYVGGQLADLPTRLLMEKSITVSGFWLPHLYGDRAALSAGVEALFHAVRTGALRPVTGGLYPLAEAAAAHSALATRTHLGKLALSTAA, encoded by the coding sequence ATGCGCGCCGTCGTGATGGAGAAGTTCGGTGGCCCGGAGGTCTTGCGCCTGGCCGAGGTGCCGGATCTGGAGCCACGGGTCGCGCACGAGGTGCTCAGGGTGACCAGGGCCGGCGTCAACTGGGCCGATGTGCACACCAGAACGGACTCCTATCTCGCCCCGATGACGCTGCCGTGCGTTCCCGGCAACGAGGTGGTGGGCAGGGCACCCGACGGCCGCAGGTTGCTCGCGCTCACCCGGGGCGGCGGGTACGCGGAGCAGGCGCACGCGCACCGGCGGGTGTCCTGGGAGATCCCCGACGACATCAGCGACGACCAGGCGCTGCCGCTGGCGCTTCAGGGGCAGGCGGCCTGGCACCTCCTCTTCACCGTGGCCAGGTTGCAGCCCGGCGAGAGCGTGCTGATCCCGGCGGCGGCCGGCGGGGTCGGTTCAATGGCGGTGCAGTTGGCGCGGGCGGCCGGGGCCCGCGTGGTGGCCCTCGCCAGCACCGAGGAGAAGCGCCAACTCGCCCTGGATCTGGGCGCGGAGGCCGCGGTGGACTCCACAGCTGACGACCTCGCGGAGCGGGTCGTCGAGGTGGCGGGCGGGCCGGTCCGGGTCGCCCTGGAGATGACCGGCGGACGGGTGCTGCGTCAGACGCTGGGCGCGCTGGCGCCACGGGGTCGGGTCGCGGTCTACGGCTATGTCGGCGGGCAGCTGGCGGATCTGCCGACCCGGCTGCTGATGGAGAAGTCGATCACCGTCTCCGGCTTCTGGCTGCCCCATCTGTACGGGGACCGCGCCGCGTTGTCCGCCGGCGTCGAGGCGCTGTTCCACGCGGTCCGCACCGGCGCGCTCCGCCCGGTGACCGGCGGCCTCTACCCGCTGGCCGAGGCCGCGGCGGCGCACAGTGCCCTGGCCACCCGCACCCATCTGGGCAAACTCGCCCTCAGCACGGCGGCCTGA
- a CDS encoding response regulator — MIRVVVVDDQDLVRAGLRALLEHEADIQVVGEAGEGRAALARVGALRPDVVLMDLRMPVLDGASATAALRDAGLLERSRVLVLTTFDEDEEILAAVAAGAAGYLLKDIAAADLRRAVRIVAAGDNLLAPAVTRRVMERLARLPPPPEPPPALASLTARERAVLVRLGHGETNAEIGRALHISPATARTYVSRIIAKLQARDRTQLAVIANRSGLVDDRSDSAG; from the coding sequence ATGATCCGGGTGGTGGTCGTGGACGACCAGGATCTGGTGCGGGCCGGGCTGCGGGCCCTCCTGGAGCACGAGGCGGACATCCAGGTGGTGGGCGAGGCGGGCGAGGGCCGCGCCGCGCTGGCGCGGGTGGGCGCGCTCCGCCCGGACGTGGTGCTGATGGACCTGCGGATGCCGGTGCTCGACGGGGCGTCAGCGACGGCCGCGCTGCGCGACGCCGGCCTGCTGGAGCGCAGCCGTGTCCTGGTGTTGACCACGTTCGACGAGGACGAGGAGATCCTGGCGGCGGTGGCCGCCGGCGCGGCCGGCTATCTGCTGAAGGACATCGCGGCGGCCGACCTGCGCCGCGCCGTGCGGATCGTGGCGGCCGGCGACAACCTGCTCGCCCCCGCCGTGACCCGCCGGGTCATGGAACGGCTGGCCCGGCTCCCCCCGCCGCCCGAGCCGCCCCCGGCGCTCGCCTCGCTCACCGCGCGCGAACGCGCTGTCCTCGTCCGCCTCGGCCACGGCGAGACCAACGCGGAGATCGGCCGCGCGCTGCACATCAGCCCGGCCACCGCCCGCACCTACGTGAGCCGGATCATCGCGAAGCTACAGGCCAGGGACCGCACCCAGCTGGCGGTGATCGCCAACCGCTCGGGGCTGGTCGACGACCGCTCAGACTCGGCCGGTTGA
- a CDS encoding sensor histidine kinase, translating to MPYRRNRPWAAPPPWGADLLWGVGVAAVVSLVISAEQGGRQQADATAYVWAVGLGALMLARRSHPRVVLAATSLGMCAYYAAGYPAIGLAVPLAGALFSATAVGRLGAALVTGVAMSAISLFFRLLEGQDPSFVVGYDLVGHVALMVAAIACGDSVHSRRAAQEQQARIAELTAQRQVEEAEHRAHADRLAIARDLHDSLGHSVAVISLHSDVALEALDRDRGAAVSALGTIRETTGGTLRELRRTVALLRAHGAPAPAPPSFSRVAVLTSGAEAAGLDVVLDIAVDGPLPAAVDEAAYRIAQEAVTNVVRHAATASMLTLTARITEAGLTLRVADDGGAAAGAAPAGHGHGIVGMSERARALGGWLRARAEPEGFVVFALLPLGLPR from the coding sequence ATGCCGTACCGCCGAAACCGCCCGTGGGCCGCGCCGCCGCCCTGGGGAGCCGACCTGCTCTGGGGCGTGGGGGTCGCCGCCGTGGTGTCGTTGGTGATCTCGGCGGAGCAGGGCGGGCGTCAACAGGCGGACGCCACCGCCTATGTGTGGGCGGTCGGCCTCGGCGCGCTGATGCTGGCCCGCCGCAGCCATCCCCGGGTCGTGCTGGCGGCCACCTCGCTCGGCATGTGCGCCTACTACGCGGCGGGCTATCCGGCGATCGGCCTCGCGGTTCCGCTGGCCGGGGCGCTGTTCTCGGCGACGGCCGTTGGGCGGTTGGGCGCCGCCCTGGTCACCGGGGTCGCGATGAGCGCGATCTCGTTGTTCTTCCGGCTGTTGGAGGGGCAGGATCCGTCGTTCGTCGTCGGCTACGACCTGGTGGGGCATGTGGCGCTGATGGTGGCGGCCATCGCCTGCGGCGACAGCGTGCACAGCCGGCGCGCCGCGCAGGAACAGCAGGCCAGGATCGCGGAGTTGACGGCGCAGCGGCAGGTCGAGGAGGCGGAGCACCGGGCGCACGCCGACCGGCTGGCCATCGCCAGGGATCTGCACGACTCGCTGGGCCACAGCGTCGCGGTGATATCGCTGCACAGCGATGTGGCCCTTGAGGCGCTGGACCGGGACCGGGGCGCGGCGGTGTCGGCGCTCGGCACGATACGGGAGACCACCGGGGGCACCCTGCGCGAACTGCGCCGCACCGTCGCGCTGTTGCGCGCGCACGGCGCGCCCGCGCCCGCGCCGCCCTCGTTCTCCCGGGTCGCGGTGCTCACCTCGGGGGCGGAGGCGGCGGGTCTTGACGTGGTGCTGGACATCGCGGTGGACGGGCCGCTGCCGGCGGCGGTCGACGAGGCCGCCTATCGAATAGCCCAGGAGGCCGTCACCAATGTGGTGCGCCACGCCGCCACGGCGAGCATGTTGACGTTGACGGCCAGAATCACGGAGGCGGGGCTGACGTTGCGCGTCGCCGACGACGGCGGGGCGGCGGCCGGGGCGGCGCCGGCCGGGCACGGGCACGGGATCGTCGGGATGTCCGAGCGGGCGCGCGCGCTGGGCGGCTGGCTGCGGGCGCGCGCCGAGCCGGAGGGGTTCGTGGTGTTCGCGCTGCTTCCGCTGGGGCTGCCCCGATGA
- a CDS encoding DUF4235 domain-containing protein, with product MFNQFTQSSPGARRTIGLSPLAVLALALLATPRVVLHDLDILDEGTALNALLVFLPPAVWIAVVLIARVRAPLMTLLAVGATYGVLLALGHQLLWNSAFDDGPPRLGGNLSDLDPGLQTVILRVFAVISGVFTGVVVGAISGAVATALARLTGRDRD from the coding sequence ATGTTCAACCAGTTCACCCAATCCTCCCCCGGGGCGCGCCGGACGATCGGCCTCTCCCCGCTGGCCGTGCTCGCCCTGGCGCTGCTGGCCACCCCGCGCGTGGTCCTGCACGACCTCGACATCCTGGACGAGGGCACCGCGCTCAACGCGCTGTTGGTCTTCCTCCCGCCGGCCGTCTGGATCGCGGTGGTGCTGATCGCCCGGGTGCGCGCCCCGCTGATGACCCTGCTCGCCGTCGGCGCCACCTACGGGGTGTTGCTGGCGCTGGGGCACCAACTGCTCTGGAACAGCGCCTTCGACGACGGACCGCCACGCCTGGGCGGCAATCTGAGCGACCTCGACCCCGGGCTCCAGACCGTGATCCTGCGGGTGTTCGCCGTCATCAGCGGTGTGTTCACCGGGGTGGTCGTCGGGGCCATCAGCGGCGCCGTCGCGACCGCGCTCGCCCGGCTCACCGGCCGGGACCGCGACTGA
- a CDS encoding DeoR/GlpR family DNA-binding transcription regulator → MVSDPLTADGARRNPELRRVAMRRQVAEAGFVRVDVLAREYGVSIMTVHRDLDELEKRGFLHKVRGGATSAPTTTFHGDLEHRMQAQVEAKSAIAREVLATEVEPGQVVALDDSTTSLMLARLLPQRAPLTVVTHFLPVIRALAAQPGIELIGLGGRYDASYDSFLGRATAEAAAELRPDVLFLSTTAVADGFCYLQSLGTMITRRALIASAARTVALIDHTKFDRRAQHRLVGIADLDRVVVDERTPDLTVRGLRARGARVDVVRGT, encoded by the coding sequence GTGGTCAGTGATCCCCTCACCGCCGACGGCGCGCGGCGCAATCCCGAGTTGCGCCGGGTGGCCATGCGGCGGCAGGTCGCCGAGGCGGGGTTCGTGCGGGTGGACGTGCTGGCCAGGGAGTACGGCGTCAGCATCATGACGGTCCACCGGGATCTGGACGAGCTGGAGAAGCGCGGCTTCCTGCACAAGGTGCGCGGCGGCGCGACCAGCGCGCCGACCACCACCTTCCACGGCGATCTGGAACACCGGATGCAGGCGCAGGTGGAGGCCAAGTCGGCCATCGCGCGCGAGGTGCTCGCCACCGAGGTGGAGCCCGGGCAGGTGGTCGCGCTGGACGACAGCACCACCTCGCTGATGCTGGCGCGGCTGTTGCCGCAGCGCGCCCCGCTGACGGTGGTCACCCACTTCCTGCCGGTGATCCGGGCGTTGGCCGCCCAGCCGGGCATCGAGCTGATCGGCCTGGGCGGTCGCTATGACGCCTCCTACGACTCGTTCCTCGGCCGGGCCACCGCCGAGGCCGCCGCCGAGCTGCGGCCCGACGTGCTGTTCCTCTCCACGACGGCGGTGGCCGACGGGTTCTGCTACCTCCAGTCGCTTGGCACGATGATCACCCGGCGCGCGCTGATCGCCTCGGCCGCGCGGACCGTCGCGCTGATCGACCACACCAAGTTCGACCGCAGGGCGCAGCACCGCCTGGTGGGCATAGCCGACCTCGACCGGGTGGTGGTGGACGAGCGCACACCCGACCTGACGGTCCGTGGGCTGCGGGCGCGCGGCGCCCGGGTCGATGTGGTGCGCGGCACCTGA
- a CDS encoding FGGY-family carbohydrate kinase, with protein MTVDGPIAVCVDAGTTVIKAVVFDADGRELAVTRRDTAVHHPRRTLAEQDMDEVWRAVVGTVRDAVRQVARPVRFLALTAQGDGAWLVDDAHRPVRPAVLWNDGRAADVVRDWGADGTLESAFRINASLTNAGLPNAILRALDAEEPAALDRAHAVLTCGGWLFLRLTGVLGIEASEASAPWLDLRTRAYSDELLDQYGLTHRRGLLPPLLTGDERTAAVTAEAAELLGVPAGTPVVLAPYDIVSTALGTGTTTPGQATCVLGTTLCTETMIDAPDPDGEPSGLTLDFGMPGLLMRAYPTLAGTGVLDWLVELLGLADHTELSALASRVAPGAEGLRVLPYLSPAGERAPFLDPAASGLVTGMAFAHGREHLARAVLEGLAHVIRDCLEAAPHRPLELGLCGGGAASELWCQLIADVTGVPTVRTEDTQVGAKGALLFALTLLGDHPDLTTAADALVRTRRRFEPDPATRALHDREHAEFLATRELAATRWSDWRTHG; from the coding sequence GTGACTGTGGACGGACCGATCGCGGTGTGCGTGGACGCCGGCACCACCGTGATCAAGGCGGTGGTGTTCGACGCCGACGGACGGGAACTCGCGGTGACCAGAAGGGACACCGCGGTGCACCATCCCCGGCGGACCCTGGCCGAGCAGGACATGGACGAGGTCTGGCGGGCGGTCGTCGGGACCGTGCGCGACGCGGTCCGTCAGGTGGCACGGCCGGTGCGGTTTCTGGCCCTCACCGCCCAGGGCGACGGAGCCTGGCTGGTCGACGACGCCCACCGCCCGGTGCGCCCCGCCGTCCTCTGGAACGACGGCCGCGCCGCCGACGTGGTGCGCGACTGGGGCGCGGACGGCACCCTGGAGTCGGCCTTCCGGATCAACGCCTCGCTCACCAACGCCGGCCTCCCCAACGCGATCCTGCGGGCGCTCGACGCCGAGGAGCCGGCGGCGCTCGACCGCGCGCACGCCGTGTTGACCTGCGGCGGCTGGCTGTTCCTGCGGCTCACCGGGGTGCTGGGCATCGAGGCGTCCGAGGCGTCGGCGCCCTGGCTGGACCTCCGCACCCGCGCCTACTCGGACGAGCTGCTCGACCAGTACGGGCTGACCCACCGCCGGGGCCTGCTCCCGCCGTTGCTCACCGGCGACGAGCGCACCGCCGCGGTCACGGCCGAGGCCGCCGAGCTGCTCGGCGTCCCCGCCGGCACCCCCGTGGTGCTCGCCCCCTACGACATCGTCTCCACGGCGCTGGGCACCGGCACCACCACGCCCGGGCAGGCCACCTGCGTGCTGGGCACCACGCTCTGCACCGAGACGATGATCGACGCTCCCGACCCGGACGGCGAACCCTCGGGCCTCACCCTGGACTTCGGGATGCCCGGGCTGCTGATGCGCGCCTACCCGACCCTGGCCGGCACCGGCGTACTGGACTGGCTGGTCGAGTTGCTGGGCCTGGCCGACCACACCGAACTGTCCGCGCTGGCCTCGCGGGTCGCACCCGGCGCGGAGGGGCTGCGGGTGCTGCCCTATCTCTCCCCGGCGGGCGAGCGAGCACCGTTTCTGGACCCGGCGGCCAGTGGACTGGTCACCGGCATGGCCTTCGCGCATGGCAGGGAACATCTGGCCCGCGCCGTGCTGGAGGGCCTTGCCCATGTGATCAGGGACTGTCTTGAGGCCGCGCCGCACCGGCCCCTCGAACTGGGCCTGTGCGGGGGCGGGGCCGCCAGTGAGCTGTGGTGCCAACTGATCGCCGACGTCACGGGAGTTCCCACGGTGCGCACCGAGGACACCCAGGTCGGGGCGAAGGGCGCGCTGCTCTTCGCGCTGACGCTGCTCGGCGACCACCCCGACCTCACCACGGCGGCCGACGCGCTGGTCCGCACCCGAAGGCGCTTCGAACCCGATCCGGCGACCCGCGCCCTGCACGACCGCGAGCACGCCGAGTTCCTGGCCACCAGGGAACTGGCCGCCACCCGCTGGAGCGATTGGCGCACCCATGGCTGA
- a CDS encoding FGGY-family carbohydrate kinase, with the protein MAEPLWIGVDLGTQSVRALAVDGEGRQVAAASRPLTGRRDGPRHEQDPAAWWRLTAEALAELTAALAGRPVGALAVCATSGTVLLTDADGTPRTPGMMYDDTRAGALAAEAQEAGAVLWSRLGYRMQPAWALPKLLWWRETGQLTGGARLAHQPDVIAARLVGHPVASDSSHALKTGYDLIAGGWPAAILDALRLDPATLPAVVRPGSTLGTVAAEAAEITGLPVGTPVIAGMTDGCAAQLAAGALDIGQWNAVLGTTLAFKGVSAALPHDPTGAVYSHRAPHGDLWLPGGASSTGAGAVRALFPDADLAALTSEAARVTKVPVCYPLVGEGERFPFVLPTARGFLGDGPLAADGDAATVFAAVCTGVAHVERLSFALLAQAGADVGGPVAFTGGGARNDWWNQLRCDMLGVPVWLPDNPEPALGMAVLAAGAVSGDIPLAARRLVRVRRTLQPDPDRTAALLPGYHAFVDALAARGWLDPRLAEHPG; encoded by the coding sequence ATGGCTGAGCCCCTGTGGATCGGCGTCGACCTGGGCACGCAGAGCGTGCGGGCGCTGGCCGTCGACGGCGAGGGACGCCAGGTCGCCGCCGCCTCCCGGCCGTTGACCGGACGGCGCGACGGGCCGCGCCACGAGCAGGACCCCGCCGCCTGGTGGCGGCTGACCGCCGAGGCACTGGCCGAGCTGACCGCCGCCCTGGCGGGCCGGCCCGTCGGCGCGCTCGCCGTCTGCGCCACCTCGGGCACCGTGCTGCTCACCGACGCCGACGGCACCCCCCGCACCCCGGGGATGATGTACGACGACACCCGCGCCGGGGCGCTGGCCGCCGAGGCCCAGGAGGCCGGCGCCGTCCTGTGGTCGCGCCTCGGCTATCGGATGCAGCCGGCGTGGGCGCTGCCCAAGCTGCTCTGGTGGCGCGAGACGGGCCAGCTGACCGGGGGCGCGCGGCTGGCGCACCAGCCGGACGTGATCGCCGCCCGGCTCGTCGGCCATCCCGTCGCCAGCGACTCCAGCCACGCGCTGAAGACCGGCTACGACCTGATCGCCGGCGGCTGGCCGGCGGCGATCCTGGACGCGCTGCGCCTCGATCCGGCGACGCTGCCGGCGGTGGTCCGTCCCGGGAGCACGCTCGGCACCGTCGCCGCCGAGGCCGCCGAGATCACCGGGCTCCCGGTCGGCACCCCCGTGATCGCCGGCATGACGGACGGCTGCGCGGCCCAACTCGCCGCCGGCGCACTGGACATCGGGCAGTGGAACGCGGTCCTCGGCACCACCCTGGCGTTCAAGGGCGTCAGCGCGGCGCTGCCCCACGACCCGACGGGCGCCGTCTACTCGCACCGGGCGCCGCACGGCGATCTGTGGCTGCCAGGCGGCGCCTCCAGCACCGGCGCCGGCGCGGTGCGCGCGCTCTTCCCCGACGCCGACCTGGCCGCGCTGACCAGCGAGGCCGCCCGCGTGACGAAGGTGCCCGTCTGCTACCCGCTGGTCGGCGAGGGCGAACGCTTCCCCTTCGTGTTGCCGACCGCGCGCGGCTTCCTGGGGGACGGGCCGCTGGCGGCCGACGGGGACGCCGCCACCGTGTTCGCCGCCGTCTGCACCGGGGTCGCCCATGTCGAGCGGCTCTCGTTCGCGCTGCTCGCGCAGGCGGGGGCCGACGTGGGCGGACCGGTCGCCTTCACCGGCGGGGGGGCCCGCAACGACTGGTGGAACCAGCTGCGGTGCGACATGCTCGGCGTCCCCGTCTGGCTCCCGGACAACCCCGAGCCGGCGCTCGGCATGGCGGTGCTCGCCGCCGGTGCCGTCTCCGGCGACATCCCGCTCGCCGCCCGACGCCTGGTGCGGGTGCGCCGCACCCTGCAACCCGACCCCGATCGCACCGCCGCGCTGCTGCCGGGCTACCACGCCTTCGTGGACGCCCTCGCCGCCCGAGGTTGGCTCGATCCGCGACTCGCCGAGCACCCGGGCTGA
- a CDS encoding 2-hydroxyacid dehydrogenase: MNQPIPALVAGDDFVLNRLLVEALHAEGGASAWRVRELELPWPHVPFGPVAEVNEASGSEEEMIEALAGARVCLTQMGPLTERVLAASPDLELFAVSRGGPVNADLAAATRHGVRVTYAPGRNAESTAEHTLALMLAAMRRVPEAHDSMRAGRWDSGLYAYQATGLEISGSTVGLVGGGAIGARVARALVALGAEVLIADPYADPATLPDGTRAVPLDELLAASHVVSLHARLTEETRGLIGAAELAAMPRGSVLVNCARGALLDYTALAEALAEGQLFAAGLDVYDDEPLAADHPLRRASNVVLTPHLAGASRAVARRAARLVAAEAGRWLRGEPPLNCANPAVLAAS; this comes from the coding sequence GTGAACCAACCGATCCCCGCACTCGTCGCCGGCGACGACTTCGTGCTCAACCGGCTGCTGGTCGAGGCGCTGCACGCGGAGGGCGGCGCCTCGGCCTGGCGGGTGCGCGAGCTGGAACTCCCGTGGCCGCACGTGCCGTTCGGCCCGGTGGCCGAGGTCAACGAGGCGTCGGGCTCCGAGGAGGAGATGATCGAGGCGCTCGCCGGGGCACGGGTCTGCCTGACCCAGATGGGGCCGCTCACCGAGCGGGTCCTCGCCGCCAGCCCCGATCTCGAACTGTTCGCCGTCTCCAGGGGCGGCCCCGTGAACGCCGATCTGGCCGCCGCCACCCGGCACGGCGTGCGGGTCACCTACGCCCCCGGGCGGAACGCCGAGTCGACCGCCGAGCACACCCTGGCGCTGATGCTGGCCGCGATGCGCCGCGTCCCCGAGGCGCACGACAGCATGCGCGCCGGCCGTTGGGACAGCGGGCTCTACGCCTACCAGGCCACCGGGTTGGAGATCTCCGGGAGCACCGTCGGCCTGGTCGGGGGCGGTGCCATCGGCGCCCGGGTCGCCAGGGCGCTGGTCGCGCTCGGCGCCGAGGTGCTGATCGCCGACCCCTACGCCGACCCGGCGACCCTGCCCGACGGCACCAGGGCGGTGCCCCTGGACGAGCTCCTCGCCGCCTCGCACGTGGTGTCGCTGCACGCCCGACTCACCGAGGAGACCAGGGGGTTGATCGGCGCCGCCGAACTGGCCGCGATGCCGAGGGGCTCGGTGCTGGTCAACTGCGCCAGGGGCGCGCTGCTCGACTACACCGCGCTGGCCGAAGCACTCGCCGAGGGGCAGCTCTTCGCCGCCGGGCTCGACGTCTACGACGACGAACCCCTCGCCGCCGACCACCCGTTGCGCCGCGCCTCGAACGTGGTGCTCACCCCGCATCTGGCCGGCGCCAGCCGGGCGGTCGCCCGGCGCGCCGCGCGCCTGGTCGCGGCCGAGGCCGGGCGCTGGCTGCGCGGCGAGCCGCCGCTGAACTGCGCCAACCCGGCCGTGCTGGCGGCGTCATGA
- a CDS encoding histidine phosphatase family protein → MRGRLLLARHAETVWHHENRYAGSRSDPDLTERGLRQVETLASGAKAAGVDAVVSSALRRAVRTAEPAALAVGVELQRVPELREVDFGELEGRTRAEADPERVRRFLDDPAAHPFPGAEPPAEAAARVSAALRSIAERHPESTVLVVAHSTGLRLALCALLGLPVAEYRRIFPRLDNVAVTELRLPDDASRPASLLSLNRILLA, encoded by the coding sequence ATGAGGGGCCGGCTGCTGCTCGCCCGCCACGCCGAGACGGTCTGGCACCACGAGAACCGCTACGCCGGCTCGCGCAGCGACCCCGACCTCACCGAACGCGGGCTGCGGCAGGTCGAGACGCTGGCCTCGGGGGCGAAGGCCGCCGGTGTGGACGCCGTGGTGAGCTCGGCGTTGCGCCGCGCGGTCCGCACCGCCGAGCCGGCCGCCCTGGCGGTCGGCGTCGAGCTCCAGCGGGTACCAGAACTGCGGGAGGTGGACTTCGGCGAACTGGAGGGACGTACCAGGGCCGAGGCCGATCCCGAACGCGTGCGCCGGTTCCTCGACGATCCGGCCGCGCATCCGTTCCCCGGGGCCGAACCGCCGGCCGAGGCCGCGGCGCGGGTCAGTGCCGCGCTGCGCTCGATCGCCGAACGGCACCCGGAGAGCACCGTGTTGGTCGTGGCGCACAGCACCGGGCTCCGCCTGGCGCTCTGCGCCCTGCTGGGCCTGCCGGTCGCCGAGTACCGGCGGATCTTCCCCCGCCTCGACAACGTCGCGGTCACCGAACTCCGGCTGCCCGACGACGCGTCCAGGCCCGCCTCCCTGCTGTCGCTCAACCGCATACTGCTGGCCTGA
- a CDS encoding substrate-binding domain-containing protein: MSRRFLALSLTAVFAVTTATACSSESEEGGGGGGGDNAKIAFLMPDIASPRYEMYDAPLFEAKIQELCAGCDVIYQNANADASRQQEQANSALAQGADVIVIDPVDSDAAASVVNASRSQGVPVIAYDRPISSTPADYYISFDNEAIGESIGQSLVDHLDETGADGGLLQVNGSPTDAAAGLIKQGIHNAIDASGYELLAEFDTPGWQPADAQDWVAGQINRFDDAIAGVVAANDGTGGASIAAFQAAGATIPPVTGNDFEVAAAQRIVAGYQYNTISKPIKIVAEAAAEVAWQFVQGETPEGEVELFDTPSQLFEPTVVTLENLPEVLAESDQMDASEVCTPEYADACTEAGIVWEE; encoded by the coding sequence GTGAGCCGACGATTCCTCGCCCTCTCCCTCACCGCCGTCTTCGCCGTGACCACGGCGACCGCCTGCTCGTCCGAGTCGGAGGAGGGCGGTGGCGGTGGTGGCGGCGACAACGCCAAGATCGCGTTCCTGATGCCCGACATCGCCTCGCCCCGCTACGAGATGTACGACGCCCCGCTGTTCGAGGCGAAGATCCAGGAACTCTGCGCGGGCTGCGACGTCATCTACCAGAACGCCAACGCCGACGCCTCCCGTCAGCAGGAACAGGCCAACTCGGCGCTGGCGCAGGGCGCCGACGTGATCGTGATCGACCCGGTCGACTCCGACGCGGCGGCCAGCGTCGTCAACGCCTCCCGTTCCCAGGGCGTGCCGGTGATCGCCTACGACCGGCCGATCTCCAGCACCCCGGCGGACTACTACATATCCTTCGACAACGAGGCGATCGGCGAGTCCATCGGCCAGTCGCTGGTCGACCACCTCGACGAGACGGGCGCCGATGGCGGCCTGCTCCAGGTCAACGGCTCCCCGACGGACGCCGCCGCCGGCCTGATCAAGCAGGGCATCCACAACGCGATCGACGCCAGCGGCTACGAACTCCTCGCCGAGTTCGACACCCCCGGCTGGCAGCCGGCGGACGCGCAGGACTGGGTGGCCGGCCAGATCAACAGGTTCGACGACGCGATAGCCGGCGTGGTCGCGGCCAATGACGGCACGGGGGGCGCGTCCATCGCCGCCTTCCAGGCCGCCGGCGCGACGATCCCGCCGGTCACGGGCAACGACTTCGAGGTCGCCGCCGCCCAACGCATCGTCGCCGGCTACCAGTACAACACCATCTCCAAGCCCATCAAGATCGTCGCCGAGGCGGCGGCCGAGGTGGCCTGGCAGTTCGTCCAGGGCGAGACCCCCGAGGGGGAGGTCGAGCTGTTCGACACCCCCTCCCAGCTCTTCGAACCCACCGTGGTCACTCTGGAGAACCTGCCCGAGGTGCTCGCCGAGTCCGACCAGATGGACGCCTCCGAGGTGTGCACCCCCGAGTACGCGGATGCCTGCACCGAGGCCGGCATCGTCTGGGAGGAGTGA
- a CDS encoding ATP-binding cassette domain-containing protein, with protein MTAQATDEAAATATRPILALRGIAKNFGAVAALTEVDLEVSAGEVVAVVGDNGAGKSTLVKVLAGVHRADSGSIAFGERQVTITSPADAHDLGIATVFQDLALCENLNVVQNLFLGRELRRGRLDEVTMEIRSWELLRQLSAKIPTVRVPVASLSGGQRQTVAIARSLLGDPKVIVLDEPTAALGVAQTAEVLNLIERLRERGLGVIMISHNMEDVRAVADRVAVLRLGRNNGVFDAATASSEEIVAAMIGASDNVVSRRRNRKERPGDE; from the coding sequence ATGACGGCCCAGGCCACAGACGAAGCGGCGGCGACGGCCACCCGGCCGATCCTGGCGCTACGCGGCATCGCCAAGAACTTCGGCGCGGTCGCCGCGCTCACCGAGGTGGATCTCGAGGTCTCCGCCGGCGAGGTCGTCGCCGTGGTCGGCGACAACGGCGCGGGCAAGTCCACCCTGGTCAAGGTGCTCGCCGGCGTACACCGCGCGGACAGCGGGTCGATCGCCTTCGGCGAGCGCCAGGTGACCATCACCAGCCCGGCCGACGCACACGACCTCGGCATCGCGACCGTCTTCCAGGACCTCGCGCTCTGCGAGAACCTCAACGTCGTCCAGAACCTCTTCCTCGGCCGGGAGTTGCGCCGGGGCCGGCTGGACGAGGTCACCATGGAGATCAGGTCCTGGGAGCTGCTGCGGCAGCTGTCCGCCAAGATCCCCACGGTCCGCGTCCCGGTCGCCTCGCTCTCCGGCGGGCAGCGGCAGACCGTGGCCATCGCCCGCTCGCTGCTCGGCGACCCCAAGGTGATCGTCCTTGACGAGCCGACCGCCGCGCTGGGCGTGGCCCAGACCGCCGAGGTGCTCAACCTGATCGAACGCCTCCGCGAGCGCGGCCTCGGCGTGATCATGATCAGCCACAACATGGAGGACGTCCGCGCCGTCGCCGACCGGGTCGCCGTGCTGCGCCTCGGCCGCAACAACGGGGTCTTCGACGCCGCGACCGCCTCGTCCGAGGAGATCGTCGCGGCCATGATCGGGGCGAGCGACAACGTGGTGTCCCGCCGCAGAAACCGAAAGGAGCGACCGGGCGATGAGTGA